The Bacteroidota bacterium genome segment TTAAAAGAACCCCATCTGCTTTCTGTTTCAGGGATTGGATTATCCTTTTGCCAGCCACCGGTTGCATACTGAAAAAAGTTATCTGTTGGTGAAGTCGTTGTATCCAGATTTGCAAGGTCAAATCCCGGAATTGTACTTGTGTCTTTTTTTTGGGTTGAAGTATCAGTATTATTACATGAAATAGTAGATAATAATGCCAATGCAACTATCCCATAAATAGATTTTTGCAATAAATATTTCATTTGTAAAAGATTTTAATGTCTGAACACAAATATACCTATGTGATGAGCAATAAGACTCTTAACAATAAGTTAAAGTTTTTTATGTGTTATTCCAGCAGTTTATATCCGTAGTCTTTCCCCTTGTCAATGTATGGAACACCTTCGATTAACCATTTTGGTGCCGGGGCATTTTTCAGGTAGTGATCAAAAAACTGATACATGCGAACTGTCAGATCTTTCATGTTTTTTCGTTTTTTCAGGTTGTGTTCCTCATCGTTGTAAATCAACAGCCATGCGGGTTTGCCTAAACGACGTAGAGCCATGAAATATTCAATTCCCTGATAGTAAGGTACAGCACCATCATTATCGTTATGCATCATCAAAAGAGGGGTTTTTACTTTTGGAGCCATAAATAATGGAGAGTTGTCAATGTACAGGTCTATCCCTTTCCACAAGTCTTTACCTAAACGGCTTTGAGTTTTTTCGTATTGGAATTCTCTGCTCAATCCGGATTTCCATCTTATTCCACCATATGCAGATGTCATATTTGAAACCGGAGCACCAGCCATAGCGCATTTAAATTTGTTGGTTTGCGTAACCAGATAAGCTACCTGATATCCTCCCCAACTCTGTCCCTGTATAGCCATGTTTTCTGAGTCGACAAATTGGAATTCTTCAACCTTTTCAACTCCCGACATAACAGCATCGAAGGCATCCTGACCCGGCTGTCCGATATTATATTTGATATCCGGCACAAACACTAAGTAGTCATTACTGGTCAGGTAAGAAAAATTAACTATAGATCTGCTCGGAGAAGGGGGATAATATTTATTTTTTCTGTCTGAATATATTTCATAGAAGTAAATTATCATCGGGTATTTTTTTGCCGGATTAAAGTCGGCGGGGTAATATAGTAGTCCTTCAAGGGGTTTGTTGGAGTATGATTTCCACGAAATTAAATCTACAGATCCCCATTTAAAGTTCTTTTGTTGAGGATTTAAATCCGAGAGTTTTGTAGAGGTCCAATGTTTGGTTTTTGCTAAATATATATTTGGAGATTCATAAAAGCTCTCCTGTAAAAATATGTGAGCATTTGCTTCTTTTGCTTTTATAACTTTGGAGACTCTGATCTCATCCTCAAATTTCATCCATGGATTGTTTTTGGTAATATCTCCCAAATATATTCCTTCATCTTTTGTAGTTTCACTAAATCCGTGTAATACAAAGATTCCATTTTCAGGAATATATTCTTCTTCTTTCTCAACTTCAAGATACCTGAATCTGATTTTATTTCTGAACCCGAAATAGTCTGTTATGTTAACTTTACCTCTGCTGTTTTTGGGGTGAATCCTCCACAAATCATACCTGTCGTTGATGATCAAATATTTTTCATCTCTACTCCAATAGGCCTTGCCATAAGCTTCAGCGGGAGAGGGTATGTCGTTTTCTTCATCGTAAAAACGACTTTTATTAGTATTGCTTGTCAGTTTGTAAGGTTTTCCTTTTTTCAGATCAATATTATACCATGAGGAATCCTTTCGGCTGAAAACAGTAGCATAATTACCAAAAGGAGATAGTTTTGGTTTGTCGGCTATTCCCTCGAATACCTTCCGCCTCAATCCGTTATTGATATTTATTGAGTACAGATCTTTATTCCATGGAAAATTGAAGCTCTTTTCAATCCTGTATTTCTTGTTGGATAATCCTATAACACTTAGTAAATTCTTTTTCTTGTCTAATATTATTTCATCAACATCTTCATCGGCAAGCTGTACTATTTTTTTAGATTTTATATGATATACTGCCAAAAATGATTTCTCTTTAATCTTCTTCTTATCAGCCTCCTGTTCGGATTGTAATTGGCCATCTTTATAGTGCCATACATCTACCTTAGCTTTTTCATCTTCTAATAGTGTGTCTTTTTCTATTAATGGCCTTTCTTTTTGTAGACCAAAGAACAAACGAAGTCCGTTCTCCGAGAATTCAGGCTTCTGGTATTCACTAATTATCCAGCCTTTTTTAAGTCCGTAACTTGTAATATTAACAGTTTTTGATTTTTGTAGTAAATTGAGGTTGAATTTTATGTTTTCTGCATCCAAACTATCTTTACTCGATATGTATGAAATAGTTTTGGCATCAAACACCGAAAGCTTTTTGTAGTGAACAGCTAAAGTGTCAATAATACTGTATTTAAAATCGTTAAGATTTAACGAATAAACTCCTGACTTTACAATAGAATCAGCTCCTTGCCTGATTACGTACAAATATTCGCCTGTTTTGTCAAAAGCATAATCGCTTACGTGTTTTAGGTCGATGGTTTTCGAATTTGACAGGTTTATTACTCCTAATTCAAAAGTTTTTGCTTTTTCCTCTTCGTCTTTATTTTCTTTTGCCGGAATTTTTCTAAACGCCAGAGAATTGTCTGCTTCCTCGGGAAATAAAAATTCTTTTACTCTTGGTATTTCGAAAATTATTTTCTCTTTTTTTATATCCCAAACTTTTAGGCTGTCTTGCGTTAGCTTTAGTTTTTTCTTTCCTTCCTTTTTTTCTGCTCTAATTGTATGATAAGGAGCCTTAATGATAGCTGCAACAAAATTCTCGTTAAATGAGATTTTTGATTTTGTACCTCGCTTTATTATTTTTTTTTCTGAAGCCTTACTGTCGTATATTTCAAGTACTCCATCACCTTCCTGGGCTTTAACGGTATATGATACAATATTGCCGGAACGGGATATTTGCTGATCTTCAATCTTTTGCCATTGGTCGTAGTCGCTGTGATCTAGAGGACGCTTGTTCTGAGCGCTTATTGATAAAGAGAAAAACAGTATAATAAAAATAGCTCTTTGCATCGGTTAGTTTTTTGATGTAAGATTAATGAATTCTTTTATTTTTTCGTTGGGAACTGTAACCGATAAATGATAATGTTTTAACCTCCATTCTTCATTATTTAGTTCAAGTACACCCGAAGCTCTGCAAATACCCATCCAGGTTTCCAGTAGTTCGTCGAACCAGGCTATTTTTTTGTTTGAGCTGAAATAAATATTTCTTTCGATAGTTTTGAAACTCCAGGTTTCTTTAGAGTCAAAATATTTTTTGCTCCATATCTCGAATTCTTCTTTTGTCCAGTACTCAGTTTTATCCGTGCCAATGAAAATAGCTCCCTGGTCCATTAAGGAAAAATAATCTTCACCATTTGCACTTGCAGCATC includes the following:
- a CDS encoding nuclear transport factor 2 family protein; this encodes MKVLFSIVISLIYFTGYSQNSAKDNISDSLNKWHKDAASANGEDYFSLMDQGAIFIGTDKTEYWTKEEFEIWSKKYFDSKETWSFKTIERNIYFSSNKKIAWFDELLETWMGICRASGVLELNNEEWRLKHYHLSVTVPNEKIKEFINLTSKN
- a CDS encoding prolyl oligopeptidase family serine peptidase encodes the protein MQRAIFIILFFSLSISAQNKRPLDHSDYDQWQKIEDQQISRSGNIVSYTVKAQEGDGVLEIYDSKASEKKIIKRGTKSKISFNENFVAAIIKAPYHTIRAEKKEGKKKLKLTQDSLKVWDIKKEKIIFEIPRVKEFLFPEEADNSLAFRKIPAKENKDEEEKAKTFELGVINLSNSKTIDLKHVSDYAFDKTGEYLYVIRQGADSIVKSGVYSLNLNDFKYSIIDTLAVHYKKLSVFDAKTISYISSKDSLDAENIKFNLNLLQKSKTVNITSYGLKKGWIISEYQKPEFSENGLRLFFGLQKERPLIEKDTLLEDEKAKVDVWHYKDGQLQSEQEADKKKIKEKSFLAVYHIKSKKIVQLADEDVDEIILDKKKNLLSVIGLSNKKYRIEKSFNFPWNKDLYSININNGLRRKVFEGIADKPKLSPFGNYATVFSRKDSSWYNIDLKKGKPYKLTSNTNKSRFYDEENDIPSPAEAYGKAYWSRDEKYLIINDRYDLWRIHPKNSRGKVNITDYFGFRNKIRFRYLEVEKEEEYIPENGIFVLHGFSETTKDEGIYLGDITKNNPWMKFEDEIRVSKVIKAKEANAHIFLQESFYESPNIYLAKTKHWTSTKLSDLNPQQKNFKWGSVDLISWKSYSNKPLEGLLYYPADFNPAKKYPMIIYFYEIYSDRKNKYYPPSPSRSIVNFSYLTSNDYLVFVPDIKYNIGQPGQDAFDAVMSGVEKVEEFQFVDSENMAIQGQSWGGYQVAYLVTQTNKFKCAMAGAPVSNMTSAYGGIRWKSGLSREFQYEKTQSRLGKDLWKGIDLYIDNSPLFMAPKVKTPLLMMHNDNDGAVPYYQGIEYFMALRRLGKPAWLLIYNDEEHNLKKRKNMKDLTVRMYQFFDHYLKNAPAPKWLIEGVPYIDKGKDYGYKLLE